cttaataaaaaggggcatattcgatttcgatcattcaaccatataatgtagttttgatcacttgtgtctatttcgtaaagcatttataaaagcagcgcatgtattctcagcccaaaaatataaaagggtaaaagggcaaataaaactcaccgtattgtattttgtagtaaaaatacatacgattaaactgaacaatgcagggttgacctcggattcacgaacctatatcatttgtgtatatattaatacatatccttgtaatcgaacatatatatttaTCATCATTAGtgctaaaatttatattattaatttatatatctcatcatttttatatagaaatatacttttgttatgttatatgtatcaaatattttatatgtatgtatttcattaatTTGTTaacatagtaattataataatactaaaataatattagcagtgattaaaataatgataatgataatactagtgttaatagtattaataatattaatgagttTATTCATAAAGATAGTTTTAACTGATAGTTTTTATGGTAAtgttagtagtttttaataaattaagtaatttaataatattgataatgaaaattatgctttttgatattaatacttagtaCTTAGAAATACTAATTGTACAACCTTATTATTTATGGAAATctttaatagtaatacttttataaacataataattctaaaatgttactaatactaatattaaccataaaaataatagtttgtattactttcataataacaatcatattaataatcctaatcataataatacatatgttgatattaataaaactaataataacattaataatacttattaatgttacataataataaaatgatgataatactCATAATATAACTAACACCTAAATATATTAATAAGTgataattactacttatattaacaacattaataataattaaataaatatagacTACCTCAAAATAAAAGGAATTCCAAACAGAAAAACAGCCCATGtgtggatcgaacccgagacctcctgctTCCCGACTCTAACCCTTAACCATTGCTCTATCTCTTATTTTCTGTTGTATTAAGGAATTCAAATCCTTTTAACCCATATATTTCTGTTTGTTTTTCTTCCTAATTTAAAATCCCACTTATCAACATCATTATGTTCATCACCCTTCATGATTTTTATTTACTCGATTCATCATCACAGTTTCCATGATCATCAGCAACTTTCACATCATTTAACATTATCAACTTATCAAGTACCATTACTAATTTAATAGTCCAATAAAGAACTATAAATCGGCCCAACTACAAAACGGATCCCAGCCCGATTAAGAGTCCTTTAACAGCAATTTTCATGATCGATCATCTGTGGTGGGtcgaataaataaagaaaaaaaaaacgtttcaTTTGGTATCCGAAGATGTTGTCTCCATAATCATATTCatacatcatcatcttctttttaACTTTATTTAAAATTCAACAAGTGGAGAGAAACATGATATTTGATGGTGATCAAATGGTGGAGTTGTTTGCTTTTTGTCGGCCAAGAAGAAAACACAAAAGCATGCTAAAGCATCTTTAATTAATAAAGGTTATTTGGAGGTTTGCCATTCAAATATATATTGATAGTGTTGTGTGAGGGTTTATGTAACTTCCACGGTTTTTTTTTATAGTAAGATGGGTGGTTTTCGAATCCTCAACAGAAACAGATGGACGAAAAAAAATATAGCAGCAACAATGGTGTTTGTTCTTCGGTTGAGAGAAAATAGTAGCAATAAGAGAACAACAGACACGATCTGGAGGCGATTTAGGGATTTAAAAGCAACAACAAACAGGAGGTTTGCAGGTGAGGTTTTCGAATAGCAACCATCCTAAAGCTTCGGTCCTCAACAGTGAGAAGAAAACAGAAATAAAACAGAAGTAATAGagagaggagagggagagagatagGATTATGGGGTTTTGGGGTGACTTTGATTAGTTTATCAATGATGATTATGAGTGGGTTTTTAGCAAAACAGAAACAGTATGGAAGCAGTAGCAACACGATGGTTGTGGTGATATAGGGTGGTGAAGTGGCGACGGTTTGCTATGTTTGTGACAAGGatacagaagaaaaaaaaagaaagaacgATAAGTATGCAATAGTAATCAGTAAAATACCTCGTGTTATTAATTTCTATTTAGATTTAGATTTTGATTTCTGTTCTTTTTCTCTCCCATTCTATTTGCAGCGTATAATATGGATATTAGTAGACTTGACTTGAGGACAGCTAATGTGAATTAACTCGTTTGTTTTGTAGTTTGATGCTCGACACACAATATTCTGTCAGAAttaataaagtaaaaaaaaatctaATCAACTCCAACTGATTTGTTTGTTATCGAAACATATGAAATCAACTTGTACTGGATTGAAATCATAAAGCAAGAGTTACTACAGCTTGATAACGATTGAAAACAGAATACGGTTTGTGCTAAAAATTTTATacggatttatttatttattccgcAGTATacgtactctatatatatatatatatatatatatatatatatatatatatatatatatatatatatatatatatatatatatatatatatatatatatgtatctgtatacATGAATCTGGTTTCCTGTATAACTATGATCATAATTTTCATATTATATTGATACtgttaataattacaataataataataattcctaatattaatagtaattttaattccaattataatgttaataagattaataataataattcttagtgTAATagatattaatagttttattaatgataattaataataatactaataataattactttttataatatttataatactaataagtaataataatgatattaactataaaattgatactaataatcttattcatgataataatactatttataatataGTTGATATTATAaatgtaaatgataataataataataataataatattagtactaataataacatatcaatttatgtatatcaaactccatatttctattttaaaataataatatgactaatactgatttcaatattaatattaaatataataataataataataatgaaagtaataataatatttgtataacacttatatttctaatttgtaattaaatttaatgtattaaccatacattttattaattatataatatttactaattataatatatatgataTGATCACACATATTGAACATTTAATAATTATACATCTTAATATATTACAATCTTCATACAATCAATAATTACGTATGgaaattatatatacttatatatatatatatatatatatatatatatatatatatatatatatatatatatatatatatatatatatatatatatatatattcatctaatatatatgtaattatgatttaattatcaagtaggtaaatatatatatatatatatatatatatatatatatatatatatatatatataaatatataaatatatataaatatataaatatatatatatatatatatatatatatatatatatatatatatatatatatatatatatatatatatatatatgttgaaacAAATAATCTCAGAGTGtaacaattaatactttgttaacattttcaattaataagtatatattatatgcacatagaggttcgtgaatcgttagacatggtcaaagggtaattgattacatgaatataaatttcaagactttcaagactcaatattacagattttgcttatcgtgtcggaaatatataaagattaaagtttaaatttggtcggaaattcccgggtcatcacattttagCACCCTTAGATCTATTATACCCTTTTCACACCTCCTGTGCAACTAAAATGTTATCATGGATTGACCTTCATGGGATGAATGCACTCTGATTACATCCAACAAGCTTGTCCAAAACACTCTTAACTCTATTAGTAAGCACcttactaatacatttatatataatattgCAACAAGCTATTGGCCTGAACTCAGACACTTTATTAGGCACTTCAACCTTAGGAATAAGAGCAATGAGAGTAGCATTTACCTCCCCCAACAACTGACCAGTTGAGAAAAACTCCTTTATTGCGTCACAGATATATTTCCCAATTATTCCCCAAGCCTTTTTGAAAAACATAGAGGAATATCCATCTCGGCCAGAAGCCTTATTAACATCAATATCAAACATTGCAGCTTTTATTTCCTCATCTGTAACAGGAGACTCCATAGCTAATGCTTCTTCATTACTCAATTTTTTGGAAAAAATATCACCTAGACTAGCAATAGGAGTACAACTGCTACTTTTCCCTAAAAAATCTTGAAAATGCTTCACAAACTGATCAGGAACTTGATCACCAAAATACCTAATACCCTATTCATCACAAATACTGTCCACCCTTCCTTTTTGAGCTCTATATTTCAAAATACTATGAAAAAACTTAGTATTTTTATCCCCTTCTGATAACCAATGTATCTTAGCTTTTTGTTAAAGAATAACAAGCTCCTCATGCTTAGCTCTTTCATATTCCATTAAAATAGCAGTAGCTTCAGCCTTTACCACTGAATCATGAGGAGTTTGCACCACCTTTGCTTGATAACTCTTCAATTTGACTCTAAGATCTTTAACTTTAGTAAACATATTCCCATTTGACCAGTTTAAATGATTTAGCTCCTTTTTAAGACCCTTTAATTTTTTAACCACCTGGAACATTTTATGCCCTGGCACATTTACATTCCAGCCCTTTTTAACCACTTGATAAAAATTATCCATCTCAGCAACATGATTCATAAACCTAAATGactttttctttttactaattccttGAGGAATTGTAAAAATAGCAGGGCTATGATCAGATACCATAAAGGGAAGGAATGTACCATAAGCTTGTGGATAACAAGTAATACATTCCTCATTGCACAGGATCCTATCCAACTTTTTCAATATACCACAATTAGGATTCTTCAAAGACTTTATCCATGTAAAATAACAACCAGTACTGCCCAAGTCTTCCACTTCAATATTGTTCACAAGATCATTAAACTCATTTATTTCATCAGTATTTTGTGAACCACCAGCACTATGTTCATTAATATTTCTAGTGACATTAAAATCTCCCAAAATGATCCAAGAATGCCCCTTAGTAATGATAGCCTGAGCAGAAAGGTCACTCCATAGTTTTTGTCTCTCTCTACCATTATTGCTAGCATACACAAAGCTACAATACATTTTAACCTTATTATCCACTGTTTCAATAAGACAAAAGATAACTTGTCTTGTGACTTGAAGAATCATCAGATGAACCAAGTTACTATTCCAGCCTACCATAATTCGACAACTATTAGGACTATACATACTATTAGACTCCCATTTCCAATTATGAAATACATTGTTACCAGCTTGATTAATACCCTTTGGCTTGAGATGAGTTTCCAGAATTGCACACACCTGCACTTTTTCCTCAATAAGAAACTTCTTTATTTCATCCTGTTTATCCATGTGACACATACCTCTTATGTTCCATGATGAAATTTTAAAATCCATTGGAAACTAATATTTTTCATCCAGAATATCTGGACCCTTACCATCTAATTCATTATCACCCACTTTATTATGCTCTGCAACCCCTGGATCTAACACATCCTCATCACTTTCAGAAAGTACTGCATACTTATTCATACTTTGTCTTAAACTGCTACTTTCCTTGTCATTCATTCTCCATTTCTTTTTGGGACTAGTAACAGTTACATCAACTCTTTTTGGTATATACACTTGCTTGTTCCTTTCTATCTTCTGACCCTCGGGTTTATCATTATACTTTCTATTTTTCACCACCACAAACTCATCAGCTTGTTTATTCACTTGTTGCTTTTCAATCTCAGCTTTTGTTCTTGGCCTAACCttacaaacatcatgattatggccGAATACTGCACAGTGATAGCAAAGAGCTGGCTTCCAATCATAATCAACCTTAACTTTTTTAATACCCTTGGTGATTTGCATCTTATCTTTATAATGAATATCAATGTTATCCTGATATCCTTTTGAAGCATCCATTTCTACCATTACCCTAGCAAATGCAGCTCTACCAACACCCTTATGGCATATAGTTGTTGTCATATTGTCCATAACAAGAGGTTTGCCAAGCTTACTTGCTATAGTGCTAATTCCCTTTGAACTCCAAGCCTCAAGTGGTAAGTTAGACATTTTAACCCACACTGGAATGGTTTTAGGTTCAATCTTTTCAATGGTTATATCAGGATGCCATTTAGCCACAAATAATGGTTTGCCTTGCACAATCCATGGCCCCTTTTCAATAACATTGTTCATACCCTCAATTGAACGAAACTTAAAATAACAGATTTGATTGTCATCCATTATAATTTCTTTGATCCCAAAT
This window of the Rutidosis leptorrhynchoides isolate AG116_Rl617_1_P2 chromosome 7, CSIRO_AGI_Rlap_v1, whole genome shotgun sequence genome carries:
- the LOC139860209 gene encoding uncharacterized protein, whose amino-acid sequence is MDKQDEIKKFLIEEKVQVCAILETHLKPKGINQAGNNVFHNWKWESNSMYSPNSCRIMVGWNSNLVHLMILQVTRQVIFCLIETVDNKVKMYCSFVYASNNGRERQKLWSDLSAQAIITKGHSWIILGDFNVTRNINEHSAGGSQNTDEINEFNDLVNNIEVEDLGSTGCYFTWIKSLKNPNCGILKKLDRILCNEECITCYPQAYGTFLPFMVSDHSPAIFTIPQGISKKKKSFRFMNHVAEMDNFYQVVKKGWNVNVPGHKMFQVVKKLKGLKKELNHLNWSNGNMFTKVKDLRVKLKSYQAKVVQTPHDSVVKAEATAILMEYERAKHEELGIRYFGDQVPDQFVKHFQDFLGKSSSCTPIASLGDIFSKKLSNEEALAMESPVTDEEIKAAMFDIDVNKASGRDGYSSMFFKKAWGIIGKYICDAIKEFFSTGQLLGEVNATLIALIPKVEVPNKVSEFRPIACCNIIYKCISKVLTNRVKSVLDKLVGCNQSAFIP